In Nematostella vectensis chromosome 11, jaNemVect1.1, whole genome shotgun sequence, a genomic segment contains:
- the LOC5514747 gene encoding protein LKAAEAR1 has product MASGSNVKLPQLEASSGDRSTGERFQARNRTQLNKKEIQKLPPHQRSRYLAYESPAKEVAESMSAARKRLKELKKQMKKETKPPALETITEQDKHVKLIGQLKAAEARNRIRLMRLRYEHNRASEVNHLISCQPTALKAVRLQSLVPPETDPIKIRDLLGKGERYRVNALLEDEVGLETARIIS; this is encoded by the exons ATG GCTAGCGGTTCGAACGTGAAGCTACCTCAGCTTGAAGCAAGCTCAGGGGATAGATCCACTGGGGAACGTTTTCAAGCCCGCAACAGAACACAGTTGAACAAGAAAGAAATACAAAAGCTCCCTCCTCACCAGAGAAGTCGATATCTTGCA TATGAATCCCCCGCTAAGGAGGTGGCAGAGTCCATGTCTGCTGCTAGAAAGAGACTCAAGGAACTCAAAAAACAGATGAAAAA agaaaCTAAGCCCCCAGCATTAGAGACCATCACTGAGCAAGACAAACACGTCAAACTGATAGGACAGTTGAA GGCTGCTGAGGCCAGGAATAGAATCCGGCTGATGAGGCTGAGATATGAGCATAATAGG GCTTCTGAAGTGAACCACCTGATATCATGCCAGCCAACAGCTCTCAAGGCTGTCCGCCTTCAGAGTTTAGTCCCCCCTGAGACAGACCCTATCAAGATAAGGGACCTTCTAGGGAAAGGCGAG AGGTATCGAGTCAACGCTCTCCTTGAAGATGAAGTTGGACTTGAAACAGCACGAATAATATCCTAA
- the LOC116619478 gene encoding uncharacterized protein LOC116619478, translating into MNVDFFSRGFSDDISSGDLSRLVVDGIDYSLGMRGHNIAAFTMSGSPINQAAFDTHGIQSSGTELTAFIDDLPSNTLVLVAVYDNGHNYYHSAVDALITLGAVTPYGPVNHRGSLFLIGYKDHPRPSWVTQGYAQIGEGPSKGAARFLRKGCFPHGSQAEKWCNP; encoded by the exons ATGAACGTCGATTTTTTTTCCCGTGGATTCTCAGACGACATATCTTCTGGAGACCTTTCCAGGCTTGTGGTGGATGGAATTGACTATAGTCTTGGT ATGAGAGGACATAACATCGCTGCCTTTACAATGAGTGGATCTCCAATAAACCAAGCCGCATTTGATACTCACGGCATACAGAGTTCTGGTACCGAACTCACAGCATTCATCGACGACCTCCCCTCTAATACACTTGTACTGGTAGCAGTTTACGATAACGGGCACAACTATTACCATTCCGCTGTTGATGCCTTGATTACTCTAGGGGCTGTGACGCCATATggacctgtcaatcatagGGGCTCGTTGTTCCTGATTGGCTACAAGGATCATCCACGGCCTTCCTGGGTCACACAGGGGTATGCACAAATTGGGGAAGGTCCGTCAAAAGGGGCGGCCAGGTTCCTAAGGAAGGGCTGCTTCCCACATGGAAGCCAAGCAGAGAAATGGTGCAACCCGTGA
- the LOC116619476 gene encoding uncharacterized protein LOC116619476, whose amino-acid sequence MVSRLVIITLVLALVFVLPFAQGNQIWVGYKGTKFTLYELGCWKDKPFPNRALLTLYHNARHNIDWSKWPDMSDIIAECAYWAKVLGYEYFAVQFYGECWGYKPRPSRYMIYGRATNCVNGVGEHWSNFVYSFSP is encoded by the exons ATGGTTTCAAGGCTGGTTATAATCACACTTGTCCTCGCTCTCGTCTTCGTCTTGCCCTTCGCTCAGGGAAATCAG ATTTGGGTTGGTTACAAAGGAACGAAAT TCACCCTTTATGAACTTGGATGCTGGAAGGACAAACCATTTCCCAATCGCGCACTTTTAACGCTCTACCACAACGCCCGCCACAACATAGACTGGAGCAAATGGCCTGACATGTCTGACATCATCGCGGAGTGCGCATATTGGGCGAAAGTGCTGGGCTACGAATATTTTGCTGTTCAGTTCTACGGAGAGTGTTGGGGTTACAAGCCTAGGCCTTCGCGATACATGATCTATGGGCGCGCGACCAACTGCGTTAACGGCGTGGGAGAGCACTGGTCGAACTTCGTCTACAGTTTCTCCCCGTAA